The following proteins come from a genomic window of Coffea arabica cultivar ET-39 chromosome 11c, Coffea Arabica ET-39 HiFi, whole genome shotgun sequence:
- the LOC113716695 gene encoding small ribosomal subunit protein uS5x-like: MAERGAGDRGGFGRGFGGRGDRGGRGGRGRGGRRGGRRETEEEKWVPVTKLGRLVKDGQIRSLEQIYLHSLPIKEYQIIDTLVGPSLKDEVMKIMPVQKQTRAGQRTRFKAFVVVGDGNGHVGLGVKCAKEVATAIRGAIILAKLSLIPVRRGYWGNKIGKPHTVPCKVTGKCGSVTVRMVPAPRGAGIVAARVPKKVLQFAGIEDVFTSSRGSTKTLGNFVKATFECLLKTYGFLTPDFWRETRFTKSPYQEFTDLLSAKPTAKIAYIEDSAPERVEA; this comes from the exons ATGGCTGAGAGAGGCGCAGGAGACCGCGGCGGCTTCGGCAGAGGCTTCGGTGGCCGAGGAGACAGAGGAGGAAGAGGCGGCCGCGGACGCGGTGGCCGCAGAGGAGGCCGCCGTGAAACGGAGGAGGAGAAATGGGTCCCCGTCACGAAGCTCGGCCGTCTGGTGAAGGACGGCCAAATTCGCTCATTGGAGCAAATCTATCTTCACTCTCTCCCAATCAAGGAGTACCAAATCATTGATACTCTGGTCGGCCCTTCGTTGAAGGATGAGGTTATGAAGATCATGCCGGTCCAGAAACAGACCCGGGCTGGTCAGAGGACCCGGTTCAAGGCCTTTGTAGTGGTCGGAGACGGAAACGGCCATGTGGGATTGGGTGTCAAGTGTGCTAAGGAAGTGGCGACTGCGATTCGTGGGGCTATTATTTTGGCTAAGTTGTCTTTGATTCCGGTGAGGAGAGGATATTGGGGGAATAAGATCGGGAAGCCCCATACTGTGCCGTGTAAGGTTACCGGGAAATGTGGGTCTGTTACTGTGAGAATGGTTCCGGCGCCAAGGGGAGCTGGAATTGTAGCTGCTAGGGTTCCTAAGAAGGTTCTCCAATTCGCTGGTATTGAGGATGTTTTTACCTCTTCCCGTGGATCTACCAAAACCCTCGGCAACTTCGTCAAG GCTACTTTTGAATGTCTGTTGAAGACTTATGGGTTCCTAACCCCCGACTTCTGGAGAGAAACTCGCTTCACAAAGTCTCCATACCAAGAGTTCACCGATTTGCTGTCAGCTAAGCCCACTGCGAAAATTGCCTATATAGAGGACTCTGCTCCTGAGAGGGTTGAGGCCTAA